In Oryza sativa Japonica Group chromosome 2, ASM3414082v1, the following are encoded in one genomic region:
- the LOC4329574 gene encoding pectinesterase inhibitor 8-like: MVTMLMMMKPYTAALLAVAVAVLGVVAVDATVVTTCRAAADADARVDYGFCVAELGKHHDSPGADAWGLAKVAALTGVVDADNAAYDARDLLAKGGGGAAAALARCGELYRAAGFAFAEAHDDINARDYAAGKGKAADAASLARQCDAAFAGKDDAAAAVPPVIAQHGSYAARIAIVCTAITNLIE, translated from the coding sequence ATGGTGACgatgctgatgatgatgaagccTTACACGGCTGCccttctcgccgtcgccgtcgccgtcctcggcgtcgtcgccgtcgacgcgaCCGTGGTGACGACGTGcagggcggcggccgacgcggacGCCCGGGTGGACTACGGCTTCTGCGTGGCGGAGCTGGGCAAGCACCACGACAGCCCAGGCGCCGACGCCTGGGGACTCGCCAAGGTGGCGGCGCTCACGGGCGTCGTGGACGCCGACAACGCCGCGTACGACGCCAGGGACCTGCTggcgaaaggaggaggaggcgcggcggcggcgctcgcgcggTGCGGGGAGCTGTACCGCGCGGCCGGGTTCGCGTTCGCCGAGGCGCACGACGACATCAACGCGCGGGACTACGCCGCCGGGAAGGGCAAGGCCGCGGACGCGGCGTCCCTCGCGCGCCAGTGCGACGCCGCGTTCGCTGGCaaggacgacgccgccgccgccgtgccgccggtgATCGCGCAGCACGGCTCGTACGCCGCGCGGATAGCGATCGTTTGCACGGCGATCACCAACCTCATCGAGTGA
- the LOC4329575 gene encoding F-box/FBD/LRR-repeat protein At5g56420: MFDNCEVTIIVSGAMHRAKKAKVEPSSALRSDKFSSLPQEIKVTILSKLNSLDAIRASILSSAWRNVWTTLPEIYLCDLYLSWGSSETTQRSNFITLVDLALLLHNGPLASFSILGFKRYHDVFDRWMYMLSRKKPRSITIKFYSGHNYKIPSNLFSLSDLEYLQIKRCIIGLPQEFEGFKRLTVLNLKYFSSTDSDINNLISSCPLLSTLCLKYFEGITCLSIQAPALQDLEVKGNFQDFHLHAPNLSNLDVSLDKTEAQQSVVVEGNRKNYLKQAMVSLTSIVRLVMKRCIIALPQEFEGFKQLFVLNLKYFSSTDHDINTLVSSCPWLNTLRLKHFDGISCLRIEGQVLQIVEVEGKFEDFHLNAPNLSHVYITLDKTEAQQSVAVVGDMKNYMKQAFVSLTSIEELTISGSFLTYLSKGCLSMQLPGVFDHLKKICIEKCFWNWTEVLGACSIFQNAPTFRELEIWSFPRPEAYRRKTIWDQDQTEIEEPTLHHLVTVAINDFVGLNCEVALVGLLLSWSPALEDLKIFRAKNVNDEYMCICKGLTKLLALPRASSKAKITVI, from the exons ATGTTCGACAATTGCGAGGTCACTATAATCGTCTCTGGAGCGATGCATCGTGCTAAAAAGGCAAAGGTGGAACCATCATCTGCGTTGAGGTCAGACAAATTCAGCAGCCTACCTCAAGAGATAAAGGTCACCATCCTCTCCAAGCTGAATTCCTTAGATGCTATTAGAGCCAGCATCCTATCCAGTGCTTGGAGGAATGTGTGGACTACTTTGCCAGAAATATATCTTTGTGATTTGTATCTCAGCTGGGGTTCCTCTGAAACGACACAACGCTCCAACTTTATTACGCTCGTCGATCTGGCCCTTTTGCTCCACAATGGACCTCTTGCTTCCTTTTCAATTCTAGGGTTCAAAAGATACCATGATGTATTTGATAGGTGGATGTACATGCTGTCAAGGAAAAAACCAAGGTCCATTACAATCAAGTTTTACTCTGGGCATAACTATAAGATCCCGTCAAACCTCTTCTCTCTCAGTGATTTGGAATATCTGCAGATAAAAAGATGCATCATCGGTTTGCCTCAGGAGTTTGAAGGTTTCAAGCGGCTAACTGTCCTGAATCTGAAATATTTCTCCTCAACAGACAGTGACATAAATAATCTGATCTCCTCATGCCCCTTGCTGAGTACATTATGTTTGAAATATTTCGAGGGTATCACTTGTCTCAGTATTCAAGCTCCAGCACTGCAGGATTTAGAGGTTAAAGGGAACTTTCAAGATTTTCATCTGCATGCACCTAATCTGTCCAATTTAGATGTTTCACTTGACAAAACAGAAGCCCAACAATCTGTTGTAGTTGAAGGCAACAGGAAAAATTATCTGAAGCAAGCTATGGTCAGCCTAACTAGCATAGTAAGACTTGTTATGAAAAGATGCATCATTGCCTTGCCTCAGGAGTTTGAAGGTTTCAAGCAGCTATTTGTCTTGAATCTGAAATATTTCTCCTCAACAGACCATGATATAAATACTCTGGTCTCCTCATGCCCTTGGTTGAATACATTGCGTTTGAAACATTTCGATGGTATCAGTTGTCTCCGTATTGAAGGCCAGGTACTGCAGATTGTAGAGGTTGAAGGGAAATTTGAGGACTTTCATCTGAATGCACCTAATCTGTCCCATGTGTATATTACACTCGACAAAACAGAAGCCCAACAGTCTGTGGCAGTTGTAGGTGACATGAAAAACTACATGAAGCAAGCTTTTGTCAGCCTAACTAGTATAGAAGAACTTACTATAAGTGGCTCATTCTTGACG TATCTATCCAAAGGGTGCTTGTCGATGCAACTCCCAGGTGTGTTTGATCATCTGAAGAAGATTTGTATTGAGAAGTGCTTTTGGAACTGGACAGAGGTCTTGGGTGCTTGTTCAATATTTCAGAATGCCCCTACTTTCAGAGAACTTGAGATATGG AGCTTCCCACGTCCAGAAGCTTATAGGCGTAAGACAATATGGGATCAAGATCAGACGGAGATTGAAGAGCCTACCTTGCATCACCTCGTGACAGTGGCCATAAACGATTTCGTGGGGCTCAACTGCGAGGTTGCTCTTGTTGGACTGCTACTGAGCTGGTCACCTGCTTTAGAGGATCTGAAGATATTCAGGGCCAAGAACGTTAACGATGAATACATGTGCATTTGCAAGGGTCTTACCAAGTTACTGGCTCTCCCGAGGGCGTCTAGCAAAGCCAAGATCACTGTCATCTGA
- the LOC4329576 gene encoding chaperone protein ClpB1, translated as MSIHRKKYRYGILDADAADRPPVHAKWSSGMVKVKYECDDDDDGDGGGDAWRRKALLYGDEVGSGPSSAAAAPLVHRSHGRASSRPRSGGKHLRAGHLSSSQWSVWGPASSTNAVIKGDTSSSAVVGSTGRVLLAGEDVIGRRSTKPKPKPSGGVPAAAAAAAAAYVTKAKPVAPPKETALRTYGRDMTGSAAAADPVIGRDDEVDRVVCILCRRTKNSAVLVGAPGVGKTAIAEGLARRVAAGDVPAALAGARVVELDVGSLVAGTQYRGMFEERVKKVIQEAEGAAGKVILFIDEMHMLLGAGACKGGSMDGANLLKPALARGRIRCVGATTFDEYRKHIERDAAFERRFQKVIVEEPTTQATIAILQGLKQRYEEHHGLKIQDAAIVAAAQLADRYITGRQFPDKAIDLIDEACSTVRLKIDSQKGVNTTGMQNNNGNTSVNGVNEAIVGPDHVAQVVSRWTGIPVTTLDQEEKEKLIHLADRLHERVVGQDEAVKLVAQAVLRSRAGLEQPGQPIGSFLFLGSTGVGKTELAKALAEQLFDSEKMLIRFDMSEFVGSGSVLRLIGAPPSYHGHQDGGQLTEKVRTRPYSVILFDEVEKADPSVFNVFLQLLDDGMLTDGKGRTVDFKNTIIIMTSNLGAEHLTEGVTGERTMEAARDLVMKQVQKYFRPELLNRLSEIVIFEPLSHDNLKEVVKIQMKSVVTSVAHKGVSLLASDDALDVILSESYNPMYGARPVRRWVQKNVMTKLSEMLITGDAGQGSTISIDATDDKKGLNFQVLKEEVVVPRGKRPVEELQSDSDSDDDVFEIAPIPKRKKGDY; from the exons ATGTCGATCCACCGCAAGAAGTACCGCTACGGCAtcctcgacgccgacgccgccgatcGCCCTCCCGTCCACGCGAAGTGGTCCAGCGGTATGGTGAAGGTGAAGTACGaatgcgacgacgacgacgacggcgatggcggcggcgacgcgtggCGACGCAAGGCCCTCCTCtacggcgacgaggtcggcagcgggccctcctccgccgccgccgccccgctggTGCACCGCTCGCACGGCCGGGCGTCGTCGCGGCCGCGCAGCGGCGGCAAGCACCTCCGCGCtggccacctctcctcctcgcagTGGTCGGTGTGGGGCCCGGCGTCTTCCACCAACGCCGTCATCAAGGGGGAcacctcgtcgtcggccgtAGTGGGATCCACCGGCCGGGTGCTTCTCGCCGGCGAAGACGTCATCGGAAGGCGGAGTACgaagccgaagccgaagccgagTGGTGGcgtccccgctgccgccgccgccgcagccgccgcctacGTGACCAAGGCCAAGCCGGTCGCTCCTCCGAAGGAGACCGCACTGCGCACGTACGGGCGGGACATGACggggtccgccgccgccgccgacccggtGATAGGCCGCGACGACGAGGTCGACCGCGTGGTGTGCATCCTGTGCCGCCGGACCAAGAACAGCGCCGTGCTCGTCGGCGCGCCGGGGGTCGGCAAGACGGCCATCGCCGAGGGCCTTGCGCGCCGCGTCGCGGCCGGGGACGtccccgccgcgctcgccggcgcgcgcgtcgTGGAGCTCGACGTCGGCTCCCTGGTGGCGGGCACCCAGTACCGCGGCATGTTCGAGGAGCGCGTCAAGAAGGTGATCcaggaggcggagggcgcggcgggcaAGGTGATCCTCTTCATCGACGAGATGCACATGCTGCTCGGCGCCGGCGCGTGCAAGGGCGGCAGCATGGACGGCGCCAACCTGCTCAAGCCGGCGCTGGCCCGTGGCCGCATCCGCTGCGTCGGCGCCACCACCTTCGACGAGTACCGCAAGCACATCGAGAGGGACGCCGCGTTCGAGCGCCGGTTCCAGAAGGTGATCGTCGAGGAGCCGACCACGCAGGCGACCATTGCTATTCTGCAGGGGCTGAAGCAGAGGTACGAAGAGCACCATGGCTTGAAGATTCAGGATGCTGCCATTGTCGCTGCTGCACAGCTTGCGGACCGCTACATTACCG GTCGTCAATTTCCTGACAAGGCGATTGATCTGATTGATGAGGCTTGCTCCACCGTAAGGCTGAAGATTGATAGTCAAAAAGGGGTGAACACCACAGGAATGCAAAATAACAATGGAAATACGTCAGTGAATGGAGTGAACGAAGCAATTGTTGGCCCAGATCATGTTGCTCAA GTTGTGAGCCGATGGACTGGCATCCCGGTCACTACACTTGAtcaagaggagaaggagaagttAATCCACCTGGCAGACAGATTGCACGAGCGAGTTGTTGGCCAGGATGAAGCTGTCAAACTGGTTGCACAGGCAGTTTTACGTTCTAGGGCAGGCCTTGAACAACCTGGCCAACCTATAGGCTCTTTCCTCTTTCTGGGCTCAACCGGTGTTGGAAAGACGGAGCTTGCAAAAGCCCTTGCTGAGCAGCTATTTGACAGCGAGAAGATGTTGATCCGCTTTGACATGTCTGAATTTGTTGGGAGTGGATCTGTGTTGCGTCTCATTGGAGCACCTCCAAG CTATCATGGCCATCAAGATGGCGGACAATTGACAGAAAAAGTTAGGACGCGTCCTTACAGTGTCATCCTTTTTGATGAGGTGGAGAAGGCAGATCCCTCGGTGTTCAACGTGTTCCTTCAGCTCCTCGATGATGGCATGTTGACTGATGGCAAAGGAAGGACAGTAGATTTCAAGAACACCATCATCATTATGACCTCAAATCTGGGAGCTGAGCACCTAACTGAAGGAGTGACTGGTGAAAGAACAATGGAAGCTGCACGGGACCTTGTTATGAAACAA GTTCAGAAGTATTTCAGGCCTGAACTTCTCAACAGGCTGAGTGAGATTGTGATATTTGAGCCGCTTTCGCACGACAATCTTAAGGAGGTCGTCAAAATTCAGATGAAGAGTGTCGTTACCAGTGTGGCTCACAAGGGCGTATCTCTACTTGCAAGTGATGATGCCTTGGACGTCATCTTGTCTGAATCATACAACCCA ATGTATGGGGCAAGACCAGTAAGGAGGTGGGTGCAGAAGAATGTGATGACAAAGCTCTCTGAGATGCTTATTACAGGAGATGCTGGACAGGGGTCAACTATTTCCATTGACGCTACTGATGACAAGAAGGGGCTGAACTTTCAAGTATTGAAGGAGGAGGTAGTGGTTCCGCGAGGCAAGAGGCCAGTCGAGGAGCTTCAAAGCGACTCGGATAGCGATGACGATGTGTTCGAGATCGCCCCCATACCAAAGAGGAAGAAAGGTGATTATTAG
- the LOC4329577 gene encoding transcription factor E2FB — MAGSGRPPAAQKKILQSLRPPLPFAASSRSPFAAPNDYHRFPAGGAAAAAASGSGGIGAGGAGGGGDIEEGLVIRTPQKRKAPEESDVAESSDCMITSPGFAVSPMLTPVSGKAVKTSKSKTKNNKAGPQTPTSNVGSPLNPPTPVGTCRYDSSLGLLTKKFINLLKQAPDGILDLNNAAETLEVQKRRIYDITNVLEGIGLIEKTLKNRIRWKGLDDSGVELDNGLSALQAEVENLSLKEQALDERISDMREKLRGLTEDENNQRWLYVTEDDIKGLPCFQNETLIAIKAPHGTTLEVPDPDEAGDYLQRRYRIVLRSTMGPIDVYLVSQFDEKFEDLGGGATPSGHANVPKHQPTEVFNTTNAGVGQCSNSVAVDNNIQHSQTIPQDPSASHDFGGMTRIIPSDIDTDADYWLISEGDVSITDMWKTAPDVQWDESLDTDVFLSEDVRTPSSHNQQPSAVGGPQMQVSDMHKP; from the exons ATGGCGGGGAGtgggaggccgccggcggcgcagaAGAAGATCCTGCAGTCGCtgcgcccgccgctgccgttcGCCGCCTCGTCGAGGTCGCCCTTCGCGGCGCCCAACGACTACCACCGCTTCCCCgctggtggcgcggcggcggcggcggcgtctggtTCGGGTGGCATCGGCGCGGGCggtgctggcggcggcggcgatatcGAGGAGGGGCTGGTCATCCGGACGCCG caaaaaagaaaagcaccagAAGAAAGTGATGTTGCTGAGTCTAGCGACTGTATGATTACTAGCCCTGGATTTGCTGTCAGTCCAATGCTCACTCCAGTCTCTGGGAAAGCTGTTAAGACTTCCAAGTCAAAGACTAAGAACAACAAAGCTGGGCCTCAGACACCTACATCAAATGTTG GTTCACCACTTAATCCCCCAACTCCTGTTGGTACATGCCGTTATGACAGTTCGTTAG GGCTTCTCACAAAGAAGTTCATAAATTTGCTGAAGCAGGCTCCGGATGGCATTCTAGATTTGAATAATGCTGCAGAAACACTAGAG GTTCAAAAACGGCGTATATATGATATTACCAATGTACTTGAAGGAATAGGGTTGATTGAAAAGACACTCAAGAACAGAATCCGTTGGAA GGGCTTGGATGATTCAGGAGTGGAATTAGATAATGGTCTTTCAGCTTTGCAG gcagaagttgaaaatcttAGTCTGAAGGAGCAAGCATTAGATGAGCGCATAAG TGATATGCGTGAAAAACTAAGAGGTTTAACTGAAGATGAAAACAATCAAAG ATGGCTCTATGTGACAGAAGATGATATCAAGGGATTACCCTGCTTTCAG AATGAAACACTAATTGCAATAAAAGCTCCTCATGGCACTACACTTGAAGTCCCAGATCCTGACGAG GCTGGTGATTATCTCCAGAGAAGATATAGAATCGTATTAAGAAGTACAATGGGCCCAATAGATGTCTACTTAGTTAG TCAATTTGATGAGAAATTTGAGGACTTGGGTGGGGGTGCAACACCATCAGGGCATGCAAATGTACCAAAACATCAACCTACTGAAGTCTTCAATACAACAAATGCTGGGGTTGGGCAATGTAGCAACTCAGTTGCTGTGGACAATAATATTCAGCACAGCCAGACGATTCCTCAGGATCCTAGTGCTTCACATGATTTTGGAGGAATGACAAGGATTATCCCTTCAGATATTGAT ACTGATGCTGATTACTGGCTCATATCAGAAGGGGATGTCAGCATTACTGATATGTGGAAAACAGCAC CAGATGTGCAGTGGGATGAGAGCCTGGATACGGATGTCTTCCTATCTGAAGACGTTAGAACGCCAAGTTCACACAATCAGCAGCCATCTGCAGTGGGCGGGCCACAGATGCAGGTCTCAGACATGCATAAACCCTAG